Proteins found in one Streptococcus anginosus subsp. whileyi MAS624 genomic segment:
- a CDS encoding methionine ABC transporter permease, whose protein sequence is MENFIQTYLPNVYRMGWSGQAGWGTAIYLTLYMTVISFIIGGLLGLIAGLFLVLTAPGGVLENKIVFWILDKITSIFRAIPFILLLAVLSPFSHLIVGTSIGPNAAIVPLSFAVFAFFARQVQVVLAELDGGVIEAAQASGATFGDLVGAYLREGLPDLIRVTTVTLISLVGETAMAGAVGAGGIGNVAIAYGFNRYNNDVTILATVIIIVLIFAIQFAGDFLTRKLSHK, encoded by the coding sequence ATGGAAAATTTTATTCAAACATACTTGCCGAATGTTTATCGAATGGGTTGGAGCGGTCAAGCTGGCTGGGGAACGGCTATTTACTTGACATTGTATATGACAGTCATTTCTTTTATTATTGGCGGATTGTTAGGCTTAATTGCAGGGCTTTTTCTTGTTTTGACTGCTCCAGGTGGTGTCTTGGAAAATAAAATAGTTTTTTGGATTTTAGACAAAATCACGTCTATCTTCCGCGCCATCCCATTTATTCTTTTGTTAGCTGTGCTTTCACCTTTTTCGCACTTGATTGTGGGGACTAGTATTGGACCGAACGCAGCCATTGTACCTCTTTCTTTTGCAGTATTTGCTTTCTTTGCTCGCCAAGTTCAAGTTGTACTCGCTGAGTTAGACGGCGGTGTTATCGAAGCTGCTCAGGCAAGCGGAGCGACTTTCGGTGACCTAGTTGGTGCCTATCTGCGTGAAGGTTTGCCAGATTTGATTCGTGTGACAACAGTCACTCTTATTTCTCTCGTTGGCGAGACTGCAATGGCTGGTGCTGTCGGTGCTGGAGGAATCGGGAATGTTGCGATTGCTTATGGCTTCAATCGCTATAATAACGATGTAACTATTTTAGCAACGGTTATTATCATTGTACTTATCTTTGCTATTCAGTTTGCTGGTGATTTTTTGACTAGAAAATTAAGCCATAAATAA